A single window of Polaribacter sp. SA4-10 DNA harbors:
- a CDS encoding NAD-dependent epimerase/dehydratase family protein — MKESAELILKKPGAINQFGEDRTIIVRPTYMFGPADKSNRFIHWPIRLSKGDEVLVPGKRNEIVQYIDVRDVAE, encoded by the coding sequence ATTAAAGAAAGTGCAGAACTAATCTTAAAAAAACCTGGAGCCATTAACCAATTTGGAGAAGACAGAACCATAATAGTACGCCCCACTTATATGTTTGGACCCGCTGATAAATCAAACAGATTTATACATTGGCCAATCAGATTGAGTAAAGGTGACGAAGTTTTAGTGCCAGGCAAAAGGAATGAGATAGTGCAATATATTGATGTAAGAGATGTGGCAGAATGA